One genomic window of Aliiroseovarius sp. M344 includes the following:
- a CDS encoding alkane 1-monooxygenase, protein MAAIFSHPLKVFAIATVTPVVLIALGAVFGGWFAAAALIYMTVFIHGLDRIISRIAPPLDEDETGDDADFLSAILAICHFALLGLIVFALGGGFQLSIGASALTFLAAGLFFGQVSNSNAHELIHRSDWKLRNLGKWVYISLLFGHHASAHPKVHHRWVATPDDPNTAELGESFYDFAPRAWIGSFTAGYEMEKQDLSRRQKRSFNPYYLYVSGAVLMMFLAIWIGGIGGFVAYLLLCLHAQMQLLLSDYVQHFGLLRDKRSDGSYEPVGIEHSWNAPHWFSSHLMLNAPRHSDHHAHPMRPYPSLDLPPKANAPMLPYSLPVMATIAMVPTLWNRVMGRALQRWQDQSSATS, encoded by the coding sequence ATGGCGGCTATCTTTTCCCATCCCTTGAAGGTTTTTGCGATAGCGACGGTGACGCCGGTCGTTCTGATCGCTTTGGGCGCGGTTTTTGGCGGATGGTTTGCGGCGGCGGCATTGATCTATATGACCGTGTTCATCCATGGGCTGGACCGGATCATTTCGCGCATCGCACCGCCGCTGGATGAAGATGAAACCGGTGATGACGCCGATTTCCTTTCGGCGATCCTTGCAATTTGCCATTTTGCTTTGCTTGGATTGATTGTTTTCGCCTTGGGCGGCGGATTTCAGCTAAGCATCGGAGCGTCGGCTTTAACCTTCTTGGCCGCGGGGCTGTTTTTTGGACAAGTTTCAAACTCAAATGCGCACGAGTTGATCCATCGCAGCGACTGGAAACTGCGCAATCTGGGCAAGTGGGTCTATATCTCGTTGCTGTTTGGGCACCACGCCTCGGCTCATCCCAAAGTGCATCACCGCTGGGTGGCGACCCCAGACGACCCCAACACCGCAGAACTGGGCGAAAGCTTCTATGATTTCGCCCCGCGCGCCTGGATCGGATCCTTCACCGCAGGCTATGAGATGGAGAAACAAGATCTTTCACGCCGACAGAAGCGCAGCTTCAATCCCTATTACCTATATGTCTCCGGAGCCGTTTTGATGATGTTTCTGGCCATCTGGATTGGCGGTATTGGCGGTTTTGTTGCCTATCTTCTGCTGTGTCTGCACGCGCAGATGCAACTTCTTTTGTCCGATTATGTCCAGCATTTTGGGCTGCTTCGCGACAAACGCTCGGACGGCAGCTATGAGCCTGTGGGCATTGAGCACAGTTGGAACGCACCACATTGGTTCTCGTCACATCTGATGCTGAACGCACCGCGCCATTCCGACCATCACGCCCATCCGATGCGCCCGTATCCTTCGCTTGATCTTCCGCCCAAGGCGAATGCGCCCATGCTGCCCTATTCATTGCCTGTCATGGCAACAATCGCGATGGTGCCGACACTGTGGAACCGTGTGATGGGGCGAGCGCTGCAAAGATGGCAAGATCAGTCATCGGCCACATCCTAA
- a CDS encoding toxic anion resistance protein, with the protein MTETTRQKAEADLKDIEAVTAVVLPEPTNALVPLKKANKKVSAEIEKRMAEIDMENTQSIIEFGSSAQAELQVISQDMLAGVRNKDVGPAGDSLRNIVTTIRGFSVSELDMRRTRSWWEKLLGRAAPAAKFMARYEGVQGQIDKITDNLLGHEHTLLKDIKSLDKLYEKTLEFYDELALYISAGEAKLADLDDTTIPAKEAEVTDAPEDQGVIKAQELRDLRAARDDLERRVHDLKLTRQVTMQSLPSIRLVQENDKSLVTKINSTLVNTVPLWETQLAQAVTIQRSAEAAAAVKEATDLTNELLTSNAENLQEANRMVRKEMERGVFDIEAVKSANATLIATIEESLSIADEGKAKRAAAEEELVKMEAELKETLAAATARGTASAHNMASSVPGA; encoded by the coding sequence ATGACTGAAACTACTCGTCAAAAGGCCGAAGCCGACTTGAAAGACATCGAAGCTGTAACAGCTGTTGTGCTGCCAGAGCCGACAAATGCGTTGGTTCCGCTGAAAAAAGCCAACAAGAAAGTCAGCGCCGAAATCGAAAAGCGCATGGCCGAAATCGACATGGAAAACACCCAGTCGATTATTGAATTCGGTTCATCCGCCCAAGCGGAATTGCAAGTGATCAGTCAGGACATGCTGGCTGGTGTGCGCAACAAGGATGTGGGTCCGGCTGGCGACAGCTTGCGCAACATCGTGACCACGATCCGCGGCTTTTCGGTCAGCGAACTGGACATGCGCCGCACGCGTAGCTGGTGGGAAAAACTGCTGGGGCGGGCTGCACCGGCTGCCAAATTCATGGCACGTTACGAAGGGGTTCAAGGGCAGATCGACAAGATCACCGACAACCTTTTGGGCCACGAGCATACTTTGCTGAAGGACATCAAATCGCTCGACAAGCTCTATGAAAAGACGCTGGAGTTCTACGACGAGCTGGCGCTTTATATCTCTGCCGGCGAAGCCAAGCTGGCCGATCTTGATGACACGACCATCCCGGCCAAGGAAGCCGAAGTGACGGATGCCCCAGAAGATCAAGGCGTCATCAAAGCCCAGGAACTGCGCGACCTGCGCGCGGCCCGTGATGATCTTGAACGTCGCGTGCATGACCTGAAGCTGACCCGGCAGGTGACGATGCAGTCGCTGCCTTCGATCCGCTTGGTGCAGGAAAACGACAAGTCGCTGGTGACCAAGATCAACTCGACGTTGGTGAACACTGTCCCGCTTTGGGAAACCCAACTGGCGCAAGCCGTCACCATTCAACGGTCTGCCGAGGCTGCGGCTGCAGTGAAAGAAGCAACCGATCTGACCAACGAGCTTCTGACCTCGAACGCAGAAAACCTGCAAGAGGCGAACCGTATGGTCCGCAAGGAAATGGAACGTGGTGTCTTTGATATTGAAGCCGTGAAATCCGCCAACGCGACATTGATTGCCACGATCGAAGAAAGCCTGAGCATCGCGGATGAAGGTAAAGCCAAACGTGCCGCGGCCGAAGAAGAACTGGTCAAGATGGAGGCCGAGTTGAAAGAAACGCTGGCCGCAGCTACCGCGCGGGGCACCGCATCGGCGCACAACATGGCCAGTTCGGTACCGGGCGCGTAA
- a CDS encoding nitroreductase: MQYDDFAALLDARHSCRRFRSDPVPKDKINQILTAAQQVPSWCNAQPWQVEVTLNAETDRLREALYEHAMSAAQSPDIDWPTAYTGAHQARRKTCGLQLYESVGVGRGDRAASAQQMMENFRFFDAPCFALLTAPVELGPYAYLDCGGFITGFTLAATSLGIASIPQAAVAAYAPFLRDWFKLPEDRIILCGISFGYADDAHPANGFRTNRAPLEEWVHLHGQEKSA, from the coding sequence ATGCAATATGATGACTTCGCGGCGCTTCTTGACGCCCGGCATTCCTGCCGTAGATTTCGGTCTGACCCTGTTCCCAAAGACAAGATCAATCAAATCCTGACTGCGGCTCAGCAGGTGCCAAGCTGGTGCAATGCCCAACCCTGGCAGGTCGAGGTCACTTTGAATGCGGAAACGGACCGGTTACGCGAAGCACTCTATGAACACGCGATGAGCGCGGCCCAAAGCCCCGACATCGACTGGCCTACCGCCTATACGGGGGCGCATCAGGCGCGGCGCAAAACCTGTGGGTTGCAGCTCTATGAAAGCGTTGGGGTTGGGCGCGGCGACCGCGCTGCATCGGCCCAGCAAATGATGGAAAACTTCCGATTTTTCGACGCCCCATGCTTTGCCTTGCTGACAGCACCCGTGGAACTTGGCCCCTATGCCTACTTGGATTGTGGCGGCTTCATCACAGGGTTCACATTGGCGGCGACCTCGCTCGGCATTGCTTCGATCCCACAGGCTGCCGTCGCGGCCTATGCGCCGTTCCTGCGCGACTGGTTCAAACTACCAGAGGATCGCATCATCTTGTGTGGCATCTCATTCGGATATGCCGACGACGCGCACCCGGCAAACGGTTTCCGCACCAACCGGGCGCCACTGGAAGAGTGGGTCCACTTGCATGGACAGGAGAAATCGGCATGA
- a CDS encoding 2-hydroxyacid dehydrogenase → MSLNVLYAGNEKLWPIYEVALGTALADLGVAANLSNDLSPADVDYVVYAPNGPVQDFTPFTRTKAVLGLWAGVEKMAGNATLTQPYTRMVDDGLSEGMTEWVTGHVLRHHLGMDDFIHRTDPVWHRAAPPLARDRTVGVLGLGALGAAASQALCALNFNLCGWSRTQKDIAGVECFCGEDGLRDVLSRAEILVLLLPMTPATENLLNAETLAWLPKGAVIINPGRGPLIDDAALLAALDSGQIGHATLDVFRVEPLPDGDPYWAHPQVTVTPHIASDTRPASAARVIAENIRRSEAGEPLLHLVDWSVGY, encoded by the coding sequence ATGAGTCTAAACGTCCTATACGCCGGAAATGAAAAGCTGTGGCCGATCTATGAGGTCGCGTTGGGCACGGCACTGGCGGATCTGGGTGTCGCGGCCAATCTGTCCAACGACCTCTCACCTGCGGATGTCGATTATGTTGTCTACGCACCAAACGGACCTGTTCAGGACTTCACGCCATTCACCCGGACAAAAGCCGTTTTGGGCCTATGGGCCGGCGTAGAGAAAATGGCGGGTAATGCGACGCTGACGCAACCTTACACCCGGATGGTGGATGACGGGCTTTCCGAAGGGATGACGGAATGGGTGACAGGCCACGTTCTGCGCCACCATCTTGGTATGGACGACTTTATTCACCGGACTGACCCGGTCTGGCATCGGGCGGCCCCTCCTTTGGCGCGCGATCGGACTGTCGGGGTTCTTGGGCTGGGCGCGCTGGGCGCCGCTGCGTCGCAGGCATTATGCGCGTTGAATTTCAACTTATGTGGTTGGAGCCGCACACAGAAAGACATTGCGGGCGTCGAATGCTTCTGCGGAGAGGACGGGTTGCGTGATGTGCTGTCGCGCGCCGAGATCCTTGTCTTGCTGCTGCCGATGACACCCGCCACGGAAAATCTTTTGAATGCTGAGACACTGGCGTGGCTGCCCAAGGGCGCGGTGATCATCAATCCAGGCCGCGGTCCATTGATCGACGATGCGGCTCTGCTGGCTGCTTTGGACAGCGGCCAGATTGGTCACGCGACCTTAGACGTTTTCCGGGTTGAGCCATTGCCCGATGGCGACCCCTATTGGGCGCACCCGCAGGTTACGGTGACACCTCATATCGCGTCGGATACCCGCCCCGCATCGGCGGCACGGGTTATTGCCGAAAACATCCGCCGAAGCGAGGCGGGTGAACCTTTGTTACACTTGGTTGACTGGTCGGTTGGCTACTGA
- a CDS encoding SPFH domain-containing protein — MGILDFLTGEFIDVIHWVDDTRDTMVWRFEREDHEIKYGAKLTVREGQAAVFVHEGQLADVFTPGLYMLETNNMPILTTINHWDHGFKSPFKSEIYFVNTTRFNDLKWGTKNPIMLRDPEFGPTRIRAFGTYSVRVSDPAKFLVEIVGTDGEFTMDEISYQIRNIIVQAFSRVIAGAGIPVLDMAANTADLGKLIATEISGIIAEYGLIIPEFYIENISLPPAVEAALDKRTSMGVAGDLGAFTQYSAAEAMTAAAQNPNGGGGMGAGLGMGMGMAMAGQMAQAGPWGAAPAAAAPHAPPPPPVEHVWHVADNGEAKGPYSKAALGRMSTSGGLSRDTLVWTPGQDGWKRAEDVAELAQLFTVLPPPPPGA; from the coding sequence ATGGGAATTCTTGATTTTCTAACCGGCGAATTTATTGACGTCATTCACTGGGTGGATGATACCCGCGACACCATGGTCTGGCGATTTGAGCGTGAAGATCACGAGATCAAATATGGTGCCAAGCTGACCGTGCGCGAAGGCCAGGCAGCTGTGTTTGTACATGAAGGCCAGTTGGCTGACGTGTTTACGCCCGGGCTCTATATGCTCGAAACCAACAACATGCCGATCCTCACCACGATCAACCATTGGGACCATGGTTTCAAATCTCCTTTCAAATCCGAGATTTATTTCGTCAACACCACGCGGTTCAATGACCTAAAATGGGGCACCAAAAACCCGATTATGTTGCGTGATCCGGAATTTGGCCCAACCCGTATCCGTGCCTTCGGTACTTACAGCGTTCGCGTGTCTGACCCGGCGAAGTTCCTCGTCGAGATTGTCGGCACGGATGGCGAGTTCACGATGGACGAGATCAGCTATCAAATCCGCAACATCATCGTTCAAGCCTTCAGTCGTGTGATCGCTGGCGCCGGCATTCCGGTATTGGATATGGCTGCGAACACCGCTGATCTGGGCAAACTGATTGCCACTGAGATTTCTGGCATTATCGCTGAATATGGCCTGATCATTCCCGAATTTTATATCGAAAACATCTCGCTGCCTCCTGCCGTCGAAGCGGCATTGGACAAGCGCACGTCGATGGGGGTCGCGGGCGACCTTGGTGCCTTCACGCAATACTCGGCAGCAGAGGCTATGACAGCAGCTGCACAAAACCCCAACGGAGGTGGCGGCATGGGCGCTGGCCTTGGTATGGGAATGGGCATGGCGATGGCAGGCCAGATGGCTCAGGCCGGGCCGTGGGGTGCCGCACCAGCTGCGGCCGCTCCACATGCGCCGCCGCCACCACCGGTCGAACATGTCTGGCATGTCGCCGACAATGGTGAAGCGAAGGGGCCATATTCAAAGGCCGCGCTGGGCCGCATGTCCACATCTGGCGGCCTGAGCCGCGACACGCTGGTGTGGACACCGGGTCAGGATGGCTGGAAACGGGCCGAGGATGTGGCCGAGTTGGCGCAACTTTTCACCGTTCTGCCGCCGCCTCCACCGGGAGCATGA
- a CDS encoding TFIIB-type zinc finger domain-containing protein, producing MAYPREDAQAPLEEHRFPCDQCGADLRFDPERNQLTCDHCGFHQPIDDQPAALSVIRELDLKRALSQQLPETESEVTRVLTCPNCAALIEFDGSTHASECPFCATPVVTDTGAHRRLKPKGLAPFEIEEREAHKAMTLWLGRLWFAPNGLREYARKGRRMSGIYVPYWTFDADTKTRYSGQRGTVHERVRTVTVNGERRQKRTQHVRWNSVSGRVARFFDDVLVLASQGLPKKYTDALEPWDLSRLEPYRPEYLAGFQAEGYTVDLEQGFSEARDYMNRIILRDVKFDIGGDRQRVSSMDTKMSDVTFKHILLPVWLAAYKYRGKTYRFVVNGQNGRVQGERPYSVWKITFAIVLGLIAAAVVGYLSAQSQ from the coding sequence ATGGCCTATCCGCGCGAAGATGCACAAGCGCCGTTGGAAGAACATCGCTTTCCCTGCGACCAATGCGGCGCGGATCTGCGTTTTGATCCCGAACGCAACCAGTTGACATGCGATCATTGCGGCTTTCACCAGCCCATCGATGATCAACCAGCGGCACTTTCCGTCATTCGAGAGCTGGACCTGAAGCGCGCCCTGTCCCAACAGCTTCCAGAGACCGAGAGCGAGGTCACACGGGTCCTAACCTGCCCAAATTGTGCAGCGCTGATAGAATTTGACGGCAGCACTCATGCATCCGAATGCCCGTTCTGCGCAACGCCGGTTGTCACTGACACCGGGGCACATCGGCGGCTCAAACCCAAAGGCTTGGCCCCGTTTGAGATAGAAGAGCGTGAAGCCCACAAGGCGATGACTCTCTGGCTGGGCCGATTGTGGTTCGCACCTAATGGCCTGCGGGAATACGCACGCAAGGGGCGCAGGATGTCAGGGATCTATGTCCCTTATTGGACCTTCGATGCGGATACGAAAACCCGCTATAGCGGCCAACGCGGTACGGTTCATGAACGCGTACGCACCGTCACGGTCAATGGCGAACGGCGGCAGAAGCGCACCCAGCATGTCAGATGGAACTCGGTCTCTGGGCGCGTTGCTCGATTTTTCGATGATGTTCTGGTGCTGGCTTCGCAAGGGTTGCCGAAGAAATATACTGACGCGTTGGAGCCTTGGGATTTGTCCCGGCTGGAACCGTATCGACCCGAGTATCTGGCTGGGTTCCAAGCCGAAGGTTATACTGTTGATTTAGAGCAAGGCTTCTCTGAAGCTCGCGATTACATGAACCGGATCATTTTGCGCGATGTGAAATTCGACATTGGTGGTGATCGGCAACGGGTCAGCTCTATGGACACCAAAATGTCTGATGTCACCTTCAAGCACATCCTGCTGCCGGTCTGGCTAGCCGCTTATAAATATCGCGGTAAAACCTATCGGTTCGTAGTTAATGGCCAAAATGGGCGGGTGCAGGGTGAACGGCCCTATTCAGTCTGGAAGATTACCTTTGCCATCGTCTTGGGGCTGATCGCGGCGGCGGTTGTCGGCTATCTGTCCGCCCAAAGCCAATAG
- a CDS encoding DUF2927 domain-containing protein, with amino-acid sequence MRRNALKLATGVLAATLVLSACQTAGPGVTGLPNSPAPKPREDTVPTVPSAESEALAAYYASVQRSLLTQGLLRTDGGGADVPFSAAMLARNFERIAFFQEYSSAGGQLIARESASHLTRWEKPVRVSIQFGRSVSDEKQAHDRAKLTRYVRRLARITGHPISMTNGGGNFRVYVLNEDERKAFGPELRRVVPGISALSQRAVINMPRDTYCLVFGRDPASNGEFEQAVAVIRSEHPNLMRTSCIHEEVAQGLGLSNDSPMARPSIFNDDEEFGLLTTHDENLLRMLYDDRLRPNMSADQARPIIKQIATELTGGSV; translated from the coding sequence ATGCGGCGGAACGCTTTGAAATTGGCGACGGGAGTGCTGGCGGCAACGCTGGTGCTTTCTGCCTGCCAAACTGCTGGCCCTGGCGTGACGGGATTACCTAATTCTCCGGCCCCCAAACCGCGCGAAGACACCGTCCCGACAGTGCCCAGCGCTGAAAGCGAAGCGCTGGCAGCCTATTATGCCAGCGTTCAGCGCAGCCTGCTGACACAGGGTCTTCTGCGAACCGACGGCGGGGGCGCCGACGTGCCATTTAGCGCCGCTATGCTGGCGCGCAATTTCGAGCGCATTGCCTTCTTTCAGGAATACTCGTCAGCCGGTGGACAGTTGATCGCGCGCGAAAGCGCTTCGCACCTGACACGTTGGGAAAAGCCCGTGCGGGTCTCGATCCAGTTTGGACGGTCGGTGTCTGATGAAAAACAGGCCCATGACCGTGCCAAGCTGACCAGATACGTGCGCAGATTGGCGCGCATTACTGGCCATCCTATCAGCATGACCAATGGCGGCGGCAACTTCCGCGTCTATGTCCTGAACGAAGATGAGCGCAAGGCATTTGGACCGGAATTGCGACGCGTGGTGCCCGGCATAAGTGCGCTGAGCCAACGTGCCGTGATCAACATGCCGCGCGACACCTATTGCCTCGTCTTCGGGCGCGACCCGGCCAGCAATGGCGAATTCGAACAGGCCGTGGCAGTTATTCGCAGCGAGCACCCGAATTTGATGCGAACATCCTGCATCCATGAAGAAGTTGCACAGGGTCTTGGCTTGTCGAATGACAGCCCAATGGCCCGCCCGTCCATCTTCAACGATGACGAAGAATTTGGTCTTTTGACCACGCATGACGAGAACTTGCTTCGCATGCTTTACGATGATCGACTGCGCCCCAACATGAGCGCGGATCAAGCCCGCCCGATCATCAAACAAATTGCCACCGAATTGACCGGCGGCTCGGTATGA
- a CDS encoding 5-bromo-4-chloroindolyl phosphate hydrolysis family protein, whose translation MAQRYGGDYSPKEPHQESGAVDRSPYHGKTRSRAGGRINLLFIAPLPLAFLAFFRDPGDLILRLLAFGALIAAAWLTREGLLAHEEYDARKIARRPAIPRKLFGATLTGLGLFLAGSVDGTTLIAATLGLLGFGLHLFAFGLDPMRHKGLDDIDEFQTDRVARAVTEAEKHLRAMKEAIERTKDRRLEARLDRFISTARDMFRTVEDDPRDLTAARKYLGVYLLGARDATTKFVDIHMRDASGGARADYETLLDDLESNFTARTQQFLNDNRTDLDVEIEVLRERLAREGVRSE comes from the coding sequence ATGGCACAACGTTACGGTGGTGACTACAGCCCAAAGGAACCTCATCAGGAATCCGGCGCAGTCGATCGGTCCCCCTACCACGGCAAAACGCGGTCGCGCGCCGGTGGGCGGATCAATTTGTTGTTCATTGCGCCACTTCCGCTGGCGTTTTTAGCGTTTTTTCGTGACCCCGGCGACCTCATCCTGCGCCTGCTTGCATTTGGTGCGTTGATAGCTGCGGCTTGGCTGACCCGCGAAGGGCTGTTGGCCCATGAAGAATATGACGCCCGAAAGATCGCCCGCCGCCCAGCAATTCCGCGCAAGCTTTTTGGCGCGACTTTAACCGGTCTTGGGTTGTTTCTGGCAGGCTCGGTGGACGGCACGACCCTGATTGCCGCCACACTTGGCCTTCTGGGGTTTGGCTTGCACTTATTCGCCTTTGGCCTGGACCCAATGCGGCACAAAGGTCTGGATGACATCGACGAATTTCAGACCGACCGCGTGGCCCGTGCGGTCACTGAGGCTGAGAAACACCTGCGCGCGATGAAAGAAGCGATCGAGCGCACAAAGGACCGCCGCCTTGAAGCGCGGCTGGACCGGTTCATCTCCACCGCCCGTGATATGTTTCGCACGGTTGAAGACGACCCCCGCGACCTGACAGCCGCGCGCAAATATCTTGGCGTCTATCTATTGGGCGCACGCGACGCGACGACAAAATTCGTCGACATCCACATGCGCGATGCCAGCGGCGGCGCGCGGGCAGATTATGAAACCCTGCTGGATGATCTGGAATCGAATTTCACCGCGCGCACCCAGCAATTCCTAAACGATAATCGCACAGACCTGGATGTCGAAATCGAGGTGTTGCGCGAAAGACTTGCACGCGAAGGTGTGCGCTCCGAGTAA
- a CDS encoding NAD(P)H-dependent oxidoreductase subunit E, translated as MALDDKKGIWKSGKGKGRRRPKGRQIDPEALEIVQSLLGDRPRRRDLLIEFLHVIQDAHGHLSAPHLRALAYEMKISQAEAYEVASFYAHFDVVREDEAPPPALTIRVCDSLSCELAGAEALQKALEDGLDAAEVRVVRAPCMGRCDSAPALELGHNHIDHATPEKVHAAIAAGDTHTKLPAYEDLSAYRAAGGYEKLEDLRAGGNWQAVQDEVLAAGLRGLGGAGFPSGKKWGFVRANEGPRYLAVNGDEGEPGTFKDRYYLERTPHLMLEGMLIAAWAVEAETCFIYMRDEYPAVLEILRREIAALEAAGLVTPGYIDLRRGAGAYICGEESAMIESIEGKRGLPRHRPPFVAQVGIFDRPTLVHNVETLHWVARILREGPEILTSVEKNGRTGLRSYSVSGRVANPGVYLLPAGSTIRDIIDACGGMAVGHSFKAYQPGGPSSGLLPAAMDDIPLDFDTLQPHGTFIGSAAVVVLSDQDSARDAALNMLRFFEDESCGQCTPCRSGCEKAVKLMQADRWDQGLLTELCTVMQDASICGLGQAAPNPILLTMKHFPDEV; from the coding sequence ATGGCACTGGACGACAAAAAAGGTATCTGGAAATCGGGCAAAGGCAAAGGTCGTCGCCGGCCAAAGGGCCGACAGATTGATCCAGAGGCGTTGGAGATTGTGCAGTCCTTGCTGGGCGACCGACCGCGCCGTCGTGACCTGCTGATCGAATTTCTGCACGTGATCCAAGACGCACATGGTCATTTGTCCGCCCCGCATCTGCGCGCGCTGGCCTATGAAATGAAGATCAGTCAGGCCGAAGCCTACGAGGTCGCCAGCTTCTATGCCCATTTCGACGTGGTGCGCGAAGACGAAGCGCCGCCACCCGCGCTGACGATCCGAGTTTGTGATTCTTTGTCATGTGAATTGGCGGGGGCGGAAGCGCTGCAAAAAGCCCTGGAGGACGGGCTGGACGCCGCCGAAGTGCGTGTCGTTCGTGCGCCGTGTATGGGGCGTTGCGATTCCGCCCCAGCGTTGGAACTGGGCCATAACCATATTGACCACGCGACCCCTGAAAAAGTGCATGCGGCTATCGCCGCGGGTGACACCCACACGAAATTGCCAGCCTATGAAGATCTGTCAGCCTACCGTGCTGCCGGGGGCTATGAAAAGCTGGAAGATTTGCGCGCGGGCGGCAATTGGCAGGCCGTTCAGGACGAAGTTTTGGCGGCAGGCCTGCGCGGTCTTGGCGGGGCAGGGTTTCCGTCGGGCAAGAAATGGGGCTTTGTGCGGGCCAACGAAGGCCCCCGCTATCTGGCCGTGAACGGTGATGAGGGCGAGCCCGGCACGTTCAAAGACCGCTATTATCTGGAACGCACGCCGCATCTGATGCTGGAAGGTATGCTTATCGCCGCTTGGGCGGTCGAGGCCGAAACCTGCTTTATCTACATGCGCGACGAATATCCGGCAGTGCTGGAGATTCTGCGCCGTGAGATTGCCGCGCTAGAGGCTGCAGGTCTAGTGACGCCGGGCTATATCGATCTGCGTCGTGGTGCGGGCGCATATATCTGCGGTGAAGAAAGCGCGATGATCGAATCGATCGAAGGCAAGCGTGGGCTACCACGACACCGCCCGCCCTTCGTCGCGCAGGTCGGTATTTTCGACCGCCCGACGCTGGTGCATAACGTCGAGACACTTCATTGGGTTGCCCGCATTCTGCGCGAAGGTCCCGAAATCCTGACCTCGGTCGAAAAGAACGGTCGGACGGGTCTGCGCAGCTATTCAGTATCAGGGCGAGTGGCCAATCCGGGCGTGTACCTGCTGCCCGCCGGCTCGACAATCCGCGATATCATTGACGCGTGTGGCGGTATGGCCGTGGGACACAGTTTCAAAGCCTATCAGCCCGGTGGTCCGTCCTCGGGTCTGTTGCCCGCAGCTATGGATGACATCCCGTTGGATTTCGACACGTTGCAACCACACGGAACTTTTATTGGCTCGGCGGCGGTCGTGGTTCTGTCTGATCAAGACAGCGCCCGCGATGCAGCCCTGAATATGCTGCGGTTCTTTGAGGATGAAAGCTGTGGCCAATGTACCCCGTGCCGATCAGGGTGCGAAAAAGCGGTGAAGCTGATGCAGGCGGATCGTTGGGACCAAGGCTTGCTGACCGAGCTTTGCACGGTCATGCAGGACGCGTCGATCTGCGGCTTGGGTCAGGCGGCACCAAATCCGATCTTGCTGACCATGAAGCACTTCCCGGACGAGGTCTAA
- the dtd gene encoding D-aminoacyl-tRNA deacylase: protein MRALIQRVSEAAVHVDGSLIGRTDAGLLILVCAMEGDTEAKADTLAAKISKLRIFKDEAAKMNRSLLDTGGGALVVSQFTLAADTSRGNRPGFSTAAKPAEGERLYNYFADAMRGLGITTDQGQFGADMKVSLVNDGPVTIWLDM from the coding sequence ATGAGAGCCCTAATCCAACGCGTTAGCGAAGCCGCCGTGCACGTCGATGGTAGCCTGATCGGGCGGACCGACGCTGGGTTACTGATCCTTGTCTGCGCAATGGAGGGTGACACCGAGGCCAAAGCCGACACGCTTGCGGCAAAAATCTCGAAGTTGCGAATTTTTAAAGATGAAGCGGCTAAGATGAACCGTTCGCTGCTCGACACGGGGGGCGGCGCGCTCGTGGTGAGCCAATTCACACTGGCGGCGGATACGTCGCGGGGCAATCGTCCGGGGTTTTCCACCGCTGCCAAACCGGCCGAAGGTGAACGGCTTTACAACTATTTTGCGGATGCAATGCGCGGGCTGGGGATAACCACCGACCAAGGGCAATTCGGCGCCGACATGAAGGTTTCGCTCGTCAATGACGGGCCAGTCACGATCTGGCTGGACATGTAG
- a CDS encoding lysoplasmalogenase produces MTQLALILGVVVAHAYFPRTSAAPSWPRSAIKTAPLLLFSLSAFLGDAGPYLVAGLFLSALGDFGLSRDGDAPFLYGLAAFALAHLLYILHFLNLSGVPFYDAFVSAPIPALILVALMVSTELWLATHTGHLQWPVRIYVVIIGCMGLAALAVPFGWTVIGAALFIISDVILAINLFRMSDTHHHRIRAGYAIWAFYISGQVLILIGGLQT; encoded by the coding sequence ATGACCCAGTTGGCTTTAATCCTTGGTGTTGTGGTGGCTCATGCCTATTTCCCCCGCACTTCGGCTGCGCCAAGTTGGCCGCGGTCAGCGATCAAAACAGCACCTCTTTTGCTGTTCTCACTTTCCGCCTTTCTGGGCGACGCTGGCCCATATCTGGTGGCAGGCTTGTTTTTGTCGGCGCTGGGTGACTTTGGCTTGTCACGCGATGGCGATGCGCCGTTCCTTTACGGATTGGCGGCCTTCGCGCTGGCGCACCTTTTGTACATTCTTCACTTTCTTAACCTGTCTGGTGTCCCTTTTTACGATGCATTTGTAAGTGCCCCGATCCCGGCATTGATTCTTGTGGCGCTCATGGTTTCGACCGAGCTGTGGCTGGCAACCCATACCGGTCATCTGCAATGGCCCGTGCGCATCTATGTGGTGATTATCGGGTGCATGGGGCTGGCCGCGCTGGCCGTGCCATTTGGCTGGACAGTGATCGGTGCCGCGCTTTTCATCATCTCGGACGTGATCTTGGCGATCAATTTGTTTCGAATGTCTGACACGCACCATCACCGCATTCGTGCCGGATATGCGATATGGGCGTTTTATATCTCCGGCCAGGTTTTGATCCTAATTGGGGGTCTGCAGACCTGA